CAACATATACCTTTGTCTTCGCCTGCGTTTCGACAGGCTATGAGCTCGGTACTTCAACACCTTCAGGTCGTTAGCAGAGCTCTTGCCTTAGGATGCGGAATGAGTTCTGAATTTCGTTATCTTCCTGAAGCGTGGGGACTTCCTGAGCTGCAGATTGTACACGCTCGTTATCTCACACCCCTAAGCTATCATCTATACTCTGCCTTGGGAGCAGCGGAGCTCCTGGCAACCGGACATGGGAGGTACTCGCATTTTCCACTGGGAGTTGGCTGTATGCTCTCGATTCTTCGATTATGGGAAACCTTTCCTGAGGCGGTGGCTAATCTTCGGCGTGCAGCTGGTCCCCATTACACGGCTACTATCGACCAAGCTGAACGAACTTTAATGCAAATGGTGCCGCAAACTCAACAAGCTTTAACCATCAGTCGATCGGCAGTAGAGTCGGCAATTTGGGAAGCTGCAGTTCGTGCCTCACAGCTAGCATACGAGGTTCGGGGCAGAGTCGCTAAATCTATGGAACAGGAAGTGTATTAGAATTAGCGATGATTGACGAACGGTTGAGTGACAATTGATGTGAAATGAATAGATGATAGTTATATTTGTTTGAGGATGGAATCATAAATCAGTTTCTTTTTGAAGACCATCCTTTTTGTCATGGAACAATTTCAAAAAGTTTCCCTTGGTTAGAATCAGTCACTTTCATAGAGCCATATACCCCTAGAAATAGTCTAGTTTGATTTAGATTTGTTCCCAAACTCACATAATAAGCTGATTGTGAACCAAAATTATAATCAATTTCAATAACATTAAAGTCGCTTAGCTTAGAATCTATTCTTACCTTCGTATAAGCTAAAGCTCCTCTAACCGGTAGTTCAGATTCTTCTTTTCGAGCTAGGTCGGTAAACACAACGGCCCCCGATAAATTGGGGATTTCCGTTCCCATATAGGGCTGGACTCCTGTAAGTGCAGTAGCTCTAAACTTATCTGCACGGGGATCCTCATGATAATAACTAGTTAGTGGCTGAAGTCGCCGTATGGAGGTTTTTAGTGCTTCGTCGTAATAAGCAATTGTTTTCTCAATTAAATCTGGGTTTGTTGAGCACTCTTTGGGTACAGAAGTAGGAAAAGCACCTTCCCACCCCCGCCATCCGAAGTTTATAAAGCCTTCTTGATCAGTATCAGATTTCATTAAAGAAGCTTGAACAAGCTGGGTGACCGGGATCGGCTTATACTGAATGAATGAGAAAATCGATTCTACAAAATCCTGTCCGACATTTCCGACGTATTTAATATACTGATTATAAAATTTTTGAAATGAAATCCCAGGTACATTACGAATCCCTTTAGCGATTACTGTAAGCGTTTCTTGAATAGGTATGGGAAGTTCATTAAAACGAGTTACTACGGGAGGATTATCGATAAATGTAGGTTTATCTACATCAATTTCAATTATTTTACCTGCTATTTCCATATCATCTTGACTTAAGTTAAATGGATCATAGCCTGATCCTCCATCTCCTGTTGTCAGGACAAGCTTACCTGTTTCAGGTGAAAAGTTTAAGCTATTGACACCATTATGATTTGCAAATGGTCTTCTGATATTGAGTAAAGTTCGCTGCTTTTGAGGCTGGCTATTCGAAGGTAAAATCCATTCCTCAACGGTATTAATATGATCAAATTGAATTTCTCTATTTATCCACTTTAAATTTAAGGTTTTAGGATCACATGGGTTAGGCTGAAAAGGTTCAGGAGGAGCACCTAGGAGAGCACCTACACCTTGGGTTCCAGCTACTGAGTAATAAAGGTAAAACAAATGATTATTATGAAAGTCTGGATGAAATGCTAGTCCTAGCAATCCCCGTTCATCATATCCACCATTAGCACCTAGTTTTATGATTTGTTGGCGAATATCTAAAAAAGTCTTTATTACTCCGTTTCCTATGTAAAAGATCTCTCCTACCTGTGTTGCAATAAATAACCTTTCGGTTGAATCATCCGGATGTATGGCTGTTTTTAAGACAGTAGGTAAATTTAGATTACTAACAATGGGACGCAAACTCACTTTAACTTTTGCCAATGAACTTAACCCTCCTTTATTATTCTTTTATAAGAATATGAGTGATAGGTCCTGTTTATTATTACCTTAGCTGATTAGGGAGGAATAGGCGCTAATGCTGATTTTTATTTCTGCGGACCCGTTCCATTTATGAAGGCTGTAAACCATGCATTGAAGGATTGGGGCGTACCTGACGAGAGGGTTCTTTGAATTCTTTGGTCCAGCGGAGGTATTAAGTTAATTTAACCAAATGAAGGTTGTATTCTTGATACGACTGGTCGCAAGTGTTGCTTTTCGAGGGTGAACACTTTGACCAGTCTTTTTTTGTTGTGTCTGGACTTGATTTGCCGTGCTGGTTCTAGCATGGGATAGGTAGTGGCCGGAACGGGTCGTCTCCCTCATTCATATGATAGATAAAACTGAAGGAAAGGAACGTGATTGCTTTGAGCTCCGATTCAAGGAAAACCGAATTGTCGCTATTCCGAACATCCAGGAGACGTTTACAGCGCAACGTGCAAAAGTTGAAAAATCCGAATGAGTTCTCGTTTATTTTTCTGGGGGACAGCTGGGCAGGGGATGGGCAAACGAGCAATACCATTTTTGGGCTAGCTTTATCTGCAATCCGCTCCTTGAAAAGAAAACCGTTATTTATTTTGCATAGCGGAGATTCTGTTTTTACTGGTACAGCCGAAGAATTTAAAACGGGAGGTACCTATACCGATAATCTCCCGGTCAAAAGCCTTCTACAGCTCATTCAAGATCCAACTAATGGAGTACCCAACATCCCTTTTTTCATTGTACCTGGTAACCATGATCGAACAGGTATTAACGGTCCACTTACAAATTTCAGAACCTTTATCGGTCCAACCCGTTTTAGTATCAATCTTCCACGAATCAAAACGACAATCATCGGTCTCAATAATGTTAAGCAATTGGGTCTTGATGCAAACAATCAACCTATCTACGGGTTTTCGCCATCAGAATTGACTTATCTAAAATCGAAGCTAAAAAAGGCTAAGAAAAACACGCTTTTGCTGATGCATGTACCACCTAGGATTGGAAAGTGGGCGAACCCGAACTATTTTAAGGATCCGGAATCGACCTTCGGCAATGAAAATGGTCAATTGACTCGCTTTCTTAGAATTATTCGGGGGAAGGTACGCCACGTACTTGTCGGTCATGTACACGCTTTCGATAAGTTAACCTTCCAAGGGACTCGCTATGTCATATCTGGAGGGGCCGGAGCTCCACTCGTGAAGGAAGGGTTTCTGAAAGGAACTCGGACTCCAATTTTCCATATTATTGAGTACACTGTGCGTAATGGAGTTGTTGTCAAACGTCGTGTCATTCCTATTGGATATACGGCTTAACTAGGTGAGTAGAGAGAGTTATATGCTTAATCATCATCATACAAAAATGTAGGGGTCCCCCGATCGTATAAAAGCAAGCCTCATGGTGGTGCTTTTTTTTTTGCGTATTCGTCCTCTTTGGACGGTAGCGCCACTATTATGTTGGAATTCTGAATGAAGGCTCTGTTCGAAGATAATAATTAGCTCTTACCTCTGCCGACCAATTTACAAAGACCTCTCTCCATTGTACACTGCTAAAAAATTCATCAATAGATTGATTCTGCGAGTCCCATTCGACAAAGACATTGAGTGGCGTGATGCCTCCCTGCCATAATCCATTACTTACGTCAGTCCCCTTTTCCCGGACTAATAATATAGGAAGGCCAAATTGAAAAGCCATGGAGGGTTCTATTTGTAAAAAAACAGAGCCTTGCCAAAACGGAGTGGTGGTAGGCGGTTGTCCGGCGTTTGTTTCTAAGATTTGCACGAAAAACCTTTGGAAATTTATAGCTAGAAGTCCATAGCTAGATATAATTAAGCGACGGATATTGGTTAGTATGGTTTCGGGATATTGTTCACTTTCCGGCAATGTACGTGGGAATAACAAAGCATCCTCAATTTCTAAAATGAGACGATTCAAAAATTGTTCCTGAAGACTATTAAGCGTACTTGTCGTACTTAAAAAGATCGGAATTCGAAAGGCGCGATCGATGCAATCCTTGATCAATGTATTTTCTTCATTGTTCGTTAATTTTGAGGAAGAAGTGTTATCTTGAGGAACTATGGGGAACCTCTGTGTAGTATTTAAAGGGGGGAGCTTTTTTAAAGGGGTTCTCTGGCTTTTCCCCTTAGTTTTTTGATTATCCATTACCAAAATCCTCCTTGTAAATTAAAGTCAACGGCAGTATATGTACGACTGCCTATTCATGCTACTGTTGGCTGTTAGATATCTTCTTTTTGAAACTAGAGCTTCCATGTGATCTGTTGTAAACTGGTACGTAAGAAAGATTATCTTTTTAGGCTTTAATTTTAGAAAAAGGGTGGTGTAGTTTATTTTTTTATATCGATATTTTCTATTAATTGTTTTATGTGTTTTGATTACTATTTCTTTAGCTTTCTTATTACCAAGTTTCTATCCTAGATTTTCATTAGATGGGAACATCATTATGGTGCTAAGCTTCAGCTTTATTGTTTGTACATTTGTTACTTTACTTTATTGTATTTTAATAGAATTAAAGAAGATAAATGATAGATAGAGATCATTGTAAAATTTATTTATACTCATAATTACACTAGTAGATAAAAAGGAGTGATAGTCATGGAATTCAACGACGTTATTCACGGGCACAAATCAATCAGGCGGTATGAGGATAGAGAAGTAAGTCAAGAGCTGCTCGATCAAATATTAGATGCAGGTATTCGTGCTTCTTCAAGTGGTAATATGCAATCCTACTCGATTGTGGTCACAAAGGACAAAGAGCTTAGGGAAAAATTATATACACCACACATGAACCAGTCGATGGTGGTTGATGCACCCGTTCTTTTAACTTTTTGTGCTGATTTTAATAGAATGAGAAAGTGGCTTGAGCTGAATGATGCCCCCGTACATTTTGATAACTTCATGAGCTTTATGATAGGAGCTATTGATGCTACACTAGTCGCTCAAAACTGTGCACTAGCAGCAGAAAACGCTGGATTAGGTATTTGCTATATGGGATCAACACTTGCGAATTGTGATCAAATTGGTGAAATTTTAAATCTGCCACCGAATGTTGTGCCTGTTGTGGGTTATTCTTTAGGATATCCGGCAGAAAATCCTGCGCCACGTGATCGTTTGCCGAAAGCGGGGCTTGTTCATTATGAGCAGTATAAGGATTATTCAGATGAAGATATTCTTGAAATCTATAAGGAGAGAAACGAAAAGGGATGGCAGCGGTACATGGATGTCCCTAGACTTAAGGAAATGACTGAGGAATTAGGGTTAAAAAATCTTGCTCAGATTTATACGATTGCGAAATATACAAAGGAATCTCATCAGGGGTTTTCACAGTCGGTGTTGAATTACTTACGCAGTCAGAACTTTATGGAAAATGAAGAGTAATAATGAAAGAGGATATTTGACCAGAAGAGATGGGAAGAAAAATATGATAACGCACATAACTACAAAAGAAAAATGGGAGCAGGCTAAAGTAAAAGGATATTACGATCACGAAAGCATTGAAGAAGAAGGCTTTATACACTGTTCTTCGATAGAACAAGTTGTGAAGGTGGCAAATAATATCTATAAAGGGGAGTCGGAATTACTACTTCTTTTAATTCAGGAGAGTATTGTGAAACCAAAGGTTATTTGGGAGGATCTTTACGACCTGAATGAGCTTTACCCTCACATTTACGGTGTTTTAAATATTGAAGCAGTTATGCGTACATATGAGTTTAATCTAATGGAGGATGGAAGTTTTCAGTTGCCATTGGATTTACAGGGGAAGTAACAGATTAAATTACTAGCTGGCAAATCATTTCAATAGAATAAAAGGAATAGATAGGAAGTGAACGAATGACTAGAATGAAACGAATTAACTCCTCGGTGCAGTTCATATAATCTGATAGCAGATTGTACCGAGGTAAGAATGTATGTGTTATCAGTTAACTGCACCGTTTCCATATTTTTAAAAAATACATGGAGAAGGAGCATAGTTATGAATAAGAACAAATTAAAAGAACAATGGTTGTCAGAGGAAAAGAAGAGCTTTGAAGGATGGGACTTTTCATATATAACAAAGAGAGTGATTGGAGAGCCACTACCATGGGATTACGATAAAATCGTTCGGCAATACCTGATAAAAGACTTTATCCTCCTAGATATGGGTACGGGAGGTGGAGAGTATTTATTAACCCTCAACCATCCATACTCAAATACTTATGTAACCGAAGCTTATCCACCAAATTATGATCTCTGTAAAAGGAAGCTATCTCCGCTTGGTATTCGAGTAAGACAAGTTGTTGATGATGCGAACCTTCCTTTTGAGAACAGTATGTTTGATATAATCATTAACAGGCATGAATCATTTGATATCCATGAAATCAATCGAATTTTAAAACCAAATGGTTTATTTATTACTCAGCAGGTTGGAGGACAAAATAATAAGGAGCTAGCTGAGTATTTATTAGGAAGCTTTGAAGAAATAACAAATAGTGACTTCGCTCTTGATCGTACTATTGAATGGATTAGAGGGATTAAATTTAAAGTTCTATTTTCAAATGAGTATTTCCCTAGATTAAAATTCATTGATGTTGGTGCTTTAGTTTACTTGGCAAAGATCATAGAATGGGAATTCCCGAGTTTCTCAGTTGAACATTGCTTTGAACAGCTTTGTAAATTACAGTCTACTATTGATAGACAAGGATTTATAGAAACAAAAGAACATCGGTTTATGATCGTTGCTCAAAAAGCTGTATAAATTATAGATAAGATAATCCACACTAGTTAACAGTATATTCTGGTAATATAGATAAGAAGCAAATAGTTGACGAATTTACTATAAAGTAAAAAAGATCAGACATCAAAGCTCCAGCCTAAGTTAAGTGCTATCTATGGCTGGAGTTTTTTAGTAGGTACCATAACTTATGTGGAGTATCTAAAATCAAAATTGAATAGAATAGGGTGACGCTAATGAAACTTTTCAGCACAAAAAAGGATTTTATGATTTCAGAACAGGGTATTAGTCAAATTGAAAAAGTTATGATTGGAGGAATTCAGCAGTACCTTTTGATACAGTCAGAGAATGTTTCTAATCCTGTATTACTTATTCTACATGGAGGGCCTGGACTACCTATTCCAGGGGTGTCAAGCCGATCAAGCGACTTTGTTCTAGCGACAACTACTAAAGAATTAGTCAAGCACTACACATTGATTTTTTGGGACCAAAGGGGTT
This region of Bacillus horti genomic DNA includes:
- a CDS encoding metallophosphoesterase family protein, giving the protein MSLFRTSRRRLQRNVQKLKNPNEFSFIFLGDSWAGDGQTSNTIFGLALSAIRSLKRKPLFILHSGDSVFTGTAEEFKTGGTYTDNLPVKSLLQLIQDPTNGVPNIPFFIVPGNHDRTGINGPLTNFRTFIGPTRFSINLPRIKTTIIGLNNVKQLGLDANNQPIYGFSPSELTYLKSKLKKAKKNTLLLMHVPPRIGKWANPNYFKDPESTFGNENGQLTRFLRIIRGKVRHVLVGHVHAFDKLTFQGTRYVISGGAGAPLVKEGFLKGTRTPIFHIIEYTVRNGVVVKRRVIPIGYTA
- a CDS encoding DUF952 domain-containing protein, which encodes MITHITTKEKWEQAKVKGYYDHESIEEEGFIHCSSIEQVVKVANNIYKGESELLLLLIQESIVKPKVIWEDLYDLNELYPHIYGVLNIEAVMRTYEFNLMEDGSFQLPLDLQGK
- a CDS encoding class I SAM-dependent methyltransferase, which encodes MNKNKLKEQWLSEEKKSFEGWDFSYITKRVIGEPLPWDYDKIVRQYLIKDFILLDMGTGGGEYLLTLNHPYSNTYVTEAYPPNYDLCKRKLSPLGIRVRQVVDDANLPFENSMFDIIINRHESFDIHEINRILKPNGLFITQQVGGQNNKELAEYLLGSFEEITNSDFALDRTIEWIRGIKFKVLFSNEYFPRLKFIDVGALVYLAKIIEWEFPSFSVEHCFEQLCKLQSTIDRQGFIETKEHRFMIVAQKAV
- a CDS encoding nitroreductase family protein; its protein translation is MEFNDVIHGHKSIRRYEDREVSQELLDQILDAGIRASSSGNMQSYSIVVTKDKELREKLYTPHMNQSMVVDAPVLLTFCADFNRMRKWLELNDAPVHFDNFMSFMIGAIDATLVAQNCALAAENAGLGICYMGSTLANCDQIGEILNLPPNVVPVVGYSLGYPAENPAPRDRLPKAGLVHYEQYKDYSDEDILEIYKERNEKGWQRYMDVPRLKEMTEELGLKNLAQIYTIAKYTKESHQGFSQSVLNYLRSQNFMENEE
- a CDS encoding PQQ-dependent sugar dehydrogenase; this encodes MAKVKVSLRPIVSNLNLPTVLKTAIHPDDSTERLFIATQVGEIFYIGNGVIKTFLDIRQQIIKLGANGGYDERGLLGLAFHPDFHNNHLFYLYYSVAGTQGVGALLGAPPEPFQPNPCDPKTLNLKWINREIQFDHINTVEEWILPSNSQPQKQRTLLNIRRPFANHNGVNSLNFSPETGKLVLTTGDGGSGYDPFNLSQDDMEIAGKIIEIDVDKPTFIDNPPVVTRFNELPIPIQETLTVIAKGIRNVPGISFQKFYNQYIKYVGNVGQDFVESIFSFIQYKPIPVTQLVQASLMKSDTDQEGFINFGWRGWEGAFPTSVPKECSTNPDLIEKTIAYYDEALKTSIRRLQPLTSYYHEDPRADKFRATALTGVQPYMGTEIPNLSGAVVFTDLARKEESELPVRGALAYTKVRIDSKLSDFNVIEIDYNFGSQSAYYVSLGTNLNQTRLFLGVYGSMKVTDSNQGKLFEIVP